The following proteins come from a genomic window of Populus alba chromosome 12, ASM523922v2, whole genome shotgun sequence:
- the LOC118044865 gene encoding ribonuclease TUDOR 1: protein MATSTAGATGWYRGRVKAVPSGDSLVIMAVTSNRPGPPPEKTITLSSLIAPRLARRGGVDEPFAWMSREYLRNLCIGKEVTFKVDYAVPSIGREFGSVFLGDKNVALLVVAEGWAKVREQGQQKGEASPFLADLLRLEEQAKQEGLGRWSKAPGASEASIRNLPPSAIGDPSNLDAMDLLAKNKGRPMQGIVEQVRDGSTVRVYLLPDFQFVQVFVAGIQAPSMGKRAAVETVAETETISNETNGDASGALAPLTSAQRLAASTTPPEVAPDPFGMEAKYFTELRTLNRDVRIVLEGVDKFSNLIGSVYYPDGESPKDLALELVENGLAKFVEWSANMMEEDAKRQLKTAELQAKKSRLRMWTNYVPPATNSKAIHDQNFTGKVVEVVSGDCVIVADDSVPYGSPLAERRVNLSSIRCPKMGNPRRDEKPAPYARDAKEFLRTRLIGRQVNVRMEYSRKMTDGPTAAPVPGDARVMDFGSIFLLSHSKSDEALTVPSTAAGQQPGINVAELVVSRGFGTVIRHRDFEERSNFYDALLAAESRAIAGKKGIHSAKDPPVSHITDLTTASSKKAREFLPHMHKNRRISAVVEYVLSGHRFKLLIPKETCSIAFSFSGIRCPGRDEPYSEEAIALMRRKIMQRDVEIEVETVDRTGTFLGSLWESRTNMGVTLLEAGLAKFQTSFGTDRIPEAHLLEQAEQSAKRQKLKIWEKYVEGEEVNNGPAVESKQKEVLKVVVTEVLDGGRFYVQTVGDQKIASIQQQLASLSLQEAPVIGAFNPKRGDIVLAQFSADNSWNRAMIVNAPRGAVESPKDKFEVFYIDYGNQEEVPYSHLRPLDPSVSAASGLAQLCSLAYIKVPSLEEDCGPEAAQYFSDSTLNSSKEFRAKVEERDTSAGKVKGQGTGPVLIVTLVAVDSEISLNASLVQEGLARIEKRKKWDSTERKVALDNLEKFQDEARADRRGLWVHGDIESDDEDVVLPAKKAGGRR from the exons ATGGCTACGTCGACAGCTGGGGCTACAGGATGGTACAGAGGGAGAGTGAAAGCAGTTCCTTCAGGAGATAGCTTGGTGATAATGGCCGTGACAAGCAATAGGCCTGGCCCTCCACCGGAAAAGACTATCACTCTGTCCTCTCTCATTGCCCCCAGATTG GCTCGTAGAGGTGGTGTTGATGAGCCGTTTGCCTGGATGAGTAGAGAGTATTTGCGAAACCTCTGCATAGGAAAG GAAGTGACTTTCAAGGTAGATTATGCTGTCCCATCCATCGGAAGAGAATTTGGCTCTGTGTTCCTTGGTGACAAAAATGTTGCATTGCTGGTTGTTGCTGAAGGCTGGGCAAAG GTCAGGGAGCAGGGTCAGCAAAAAGGTGAAGCTAGTCCTTTTCTTGCTGACCTCCTACGCCTTGAAGAACAAGCTAAACAGGAGGGTCTTGGCCGATGGAGTAAG GCACCAGGAGCCTCAGAGGCATCCATCAGAAATCTACCCCCCTCTGCCATCGGTGATCCTAGTAACTTGGATGCCATGGATCTGCTAGCTAAAAATAAGGGAAGACCCATGCAAGGCATTGTGGAGCAGGTTCGTGATGGTAGCACTGTCCGTGTCTACTTGCTTCCAGACTTTCAATTTGTCCAAGTGTTTGTTGCCGGAATCCAG GCCCCGTCAATGGGTAAAAGAGCTGCAGTCGAAACTGTTGCTGAAACAGAAACAATCTCTAATGAAACAAATGGTGATGCTTCTGGAGCTCTTGCTCCTTTAACATCTGCACAAAGACTTGCAGCCTCAACAACACCCCCAGAAGTTGCTCCTGACCCATTTGGGATGGAAGCCAAATATTTTACGgagctccgtactttgaatagGGAT GTTCGCATTGTTCTGGAAGGTGTTGACAAGTTCAGCAATTTGATTGGATCAGTATATTATCCCGATGGGGAATCTCCAAAGGACCTGGCACTAGAGCTTGTGGAAAAT GGTTTGGCAAAATTTGTTGAATGGAGTGCCAACATGATGGAAGAAGATGCTAAACGGCAGCTGAAGACTGCAGAGCTTCAAGCCAAGAAAAGCCGCTTGAGGATGTGGACTAATTATGTACCCCCTGcaacaaattcaaaagcaaTTCACGACCAGAATTTTACAGGAAAG gTGGTGGAGGTTGTAAGTGGTGATTGTGTTATTGTGGCCGATGATTCCGTGCCTTATGGCAGTCCATTGGCAGAGAGACGTGTCAATCTTTCAAGCATTAGGTGTCCAAAAATGGGTAATCCTCGCAGAGATGAAAAACCTGCTCCTTATGCCCGTGATGCTAAGGAGTTTCTGAGGACACGTCTTATTGGCCGACAA GTGAATGTGAGAATGGAATATTCTAGGAAGATGACAGATGGACCTACAGCTGCCCCTGTTCCTGGAGATGCAAGAGTTATGGATTTTGGATCCATCTTTCTGTTGTCTCACTCTAAAAGTGATGAAGCCTTGACAGTTCCATCCACTGCTGCTGGCCAGCAACCAGGGATTAATGTTGCTGAGCTGGTTGTTTCTCGTGGCTTTGGCACTGTGATTCGTCATAGAGATTTTGAGGAAAGATCAAACTTCTATGATGCCCTTCTTGCTGCTGAATCACGAGCTATTGCTGGAAAGAAAGGGATCCATTCTGCAAAGGACCCTCCAGTCTCACATATTACAGACCTTACCACg GCATCGTCCAAGAAAGCAAGGGAATTCTTGCCACACATGCACAAGAATAGGAGGATCTCTGCTGTTGTCGAATATGTCCTTAGTGGTCATCGTTTTAAACTACTAATCCCCAAGGAAACATGTAGCATTGCCTTTTCATTCTCTGGCATTAGATGCCCTGGTCGTGATGAGCCCTACTCAGAAGAAGCAATTGCACTCATGAGACGAAAGATAATGCAGCGAGATGTTGAG ATTGAAGTGGAAACTGTTGATAGAACTGGAACTTTCTTGGGATCGCTATGGGAGTCGAGGACTAACATGGGAGTGACTCTTCTTGAGGCTGGCCTTGCAAAGTTCCAAACTTCCTTTGGCACTGATAGGATCCCTGAGGCTCACCTTCTTGAACAGGCTGAGCAATCTGCCAAGAGGCAGAAACTGAAG ATTTGGGAGAAATATGTTGAAGGAGAGGAAGTCAATAATGGTCCAGCTGTTGAAAGCAAACAGAAAGAAGTGCTCAAG GTAGTGGTTACAGAAGTCTTGGATGGTGGTAGGTTCTATGTCCAGACAGTTGGGGACCAGAAAATAGCCTCTATTCAGCAGCAACTTGCATCCCTCAGTCTCCAAGAAGCTCCTGTAATTGGTGCTTTTAACCCCAAGAGGGGTGACATTGTGCTTGCTCAGTTTAGCGCAGATAATTCATGGAACCGAGCAATG ATTGTGAATGCACCTCGTGGAGCTGTTGAATCACCCAAGGACAAGTTTGAGGTGTTCTACATTGATTATGGGAATCAAGAGGAGGTTCCATACAGTCATTTACGGCCTCTTGATCCATCAGTGTCAGCGGCATCTGGTCTTGCTCAGTTGTGCAGCTTAGCGTACATTAAGGTTCCAAGCTTGGAGGAGGATTGTGGTCCAGAAGCAGCCCAGTATTTTAGTGATAGCACATTAAACAGTTCAAAAGAATTTAGGGCAAAGGTAGAAGAAAGGGATACTTCTGCAGGGAAAGTTAAAGGCCAGGGAACCGGACCAGTTCTTATTGTGACTCTGGTTGCTGTTGATTCAGAAATTAGCTTAAATGCTTCTTTAGTTCAG GAAGGGCTTGCCAGGATAGAAAAGAGGAAGAAGTGGGACTCTACGGAAAGAAAGGTAGCCCTAGATAATTTGGAAAAATTCCAGGATGAAGCCAGGGCTGATAGGCGTGGTCTGTGGGTGCATGGAGATATCGAGTCAGACGACGAGGATGTGGTCCTTCCTGCAAAGAAGGCCGGTGGCCGTCGATGA
- the LOC118044905 gene encoding inositol polyphosphate multikinase alpha, whose protein sequence is MLKVPDHQVAGHKGAHGQPGPLIDDSGRFYKPLQGDDRGAIEAAFYTSFSSNTRVPDHIRRFFPVFHGTQLLEASDGSGQRPHLVLEDVVSGRSHPSVMDVKIGSRTWYPEASEDYIQRCFEKDRKSSSLCLGFRISGLQLYGSEESGLWKPERKLVQNLSADEVRVVLKKFVSSNSPIDPNLNPDCSFASSVYGGSSGILAQLLELKSWFEDQTIYHLNSCSVLMVYEKKKVLKGGSSDAEVKLIDFAHVTEGNGIIDHNFVGGLCSLIKFISEILTSPDECTTKVCLQNSDNNNEEILTSSNDCTTKVCL, encoded by the coding sequence ATGCTTAAGGTCCCAGATCACCAGGTTGCGGGTCACAAAGGTGCTCATGGCCAGCCTGGTCCCCTCATTGATGATTCAGGGCGTTTCTACAAGCCTCTTCAGGGTGATGACCGGGGCGCGATAGAGGCTGCGTTTTATACCTCCTTCTCGTCGAACACGAGGGTTCCGGATCACATTCGAAGATTCTTTCCTGTTTTTCACGGGACTCAGCTCTTAGAGGCATCTGATGGGTCTGGCCAGCGGCCGCACCTTGTATTGGAGGATGTTGTCTCTGGTCGTTCGCATCCCTCGGTTATGGATGTTAAGATTGGTTCTAGAACTTGGTACCCTGAAGCTTCTGAGGATTATATCCAGCGATGCTTTGAGAAAGATAGGAAAAGTAGTAGTTTGTGTTTGGGGTTTAGGATTTCTGGGTTGCAGTTATATGGAAGTGAAGAGTCTGGGTTGTGGAAGCCGGAGAGAAAGCTTGTTCAGAATCTTAGCGCGGATGAGGTTAGAGTGGTGTTGAAGAAGTTTGTTTCTTCCAATTCGCCAATTGATCCAAATTTGAACCCTGATTGTTCTTTTGCGTCAAGCGTTTATGGTGGTTCTTCTGGGATTTTGGCTCAATTATTGGAGCTAAAGTCATGGTTTGAGGATCAAACCATCTACCATTTGAATTCTTGTTCCGTTCTCATGgtgtatgaaaaaaagaaagtgcTAAAAGGAGGGAGTTCAGATGCTGAAGTTAAACTTATTGACTTCGCTCATGTCACAGAAGGCAACGGCATCATTGATCATAATTTCGTGGGTGGGCTCTGCTCTTTGATAAAGTTCATCTCAGAGATTCTTACCAGTCCCGATGAGTGCACAACTAAAGTATGTTTGCAGAACTCTGACAACAACAACGAGGAGATTCTTACCAGTTCCAATGATTGCACAACCAAAGTTTGTTTGTAG
- the LOC118044906 gene encoding germin-like protein subfamily 3 member 4, giving the protein MMKFTLFFCIFLCPCITICLADSDNLQDTCPTATTGKQTVFINGFPCKNPNSIVASDFKSSKLSNPGDTDNFFRSSLTLDMAADFPGLNTLGLSIARTDLEVDGLNMPHSHPRASEIFFVSTGEVFAGFFDTQSKLFSKTLKPGEVFLVPQGLLHFFINTGDEAAVIFSVLNSQNPGVVKIADAPFEPDDEEMVDKLVRKIKSAAALEVKASGIQNVTPTDF; this is encoded by the coding sequence ATGATGAAATTCACACTTTTCTTCTGCATTTTCCTGTGCCCTTGCATCACCATCTGCTTGGCAGATAGCGATAATCTTCAGGATACTTGCCCAACAGCTACTACAGGCAAGCAAACTGTCTTCATCAATGGCTTCCCTTGCAAGAACCCAAACAGCATCGTTGCTTCAGATTTCAAGTCATCAAAACTGAGCAATCCTGGTGACACAGACAATTTCTTCCGTTCATCACTTACCCTTGACATGGCTGCGGATTTCCCAGGTCTCAACACTCTCGGCCTCTCAATAGCCAGGACTGACCTTGAAGTTGATGGTTTGAACATGCCTCATTCCCATCCAAGAGCATCCGAGATATTCTTCGTTAGCACAGGTGAGGTGTTTGCTGGCTTTTTCGACACTCAAAGCAAACTGTTCTCAAAAACTCTCAAGCCAGGAGAAGTTTTTTTGGTTCCTCAAGGTCTGCTCCACTTTTTCATCAATACTGGCGATGAGGCTGCAGTTATTTTCTCTGTACTTAATAGCCAGAACCCAGGGGTGGTAAAGATTGCCGACGCACCGTTTGAGCCTGATGATGAGGAAATGGTAGATAAACTAGTAAGGAAAATAAAGTCTGCTGCTGCCTTGGAGGTCAAAGCATCTGGCATTCAGAATGTGACTCCGACTGACTTTTAA
- the LOC118044904 gene encoding respiratory burst oxidase homolog protein C produces the protein MQVMGREDHHSDSEMSGCERLAYSGPLSGPLNKRPGRKSARFSTPGTTTSKDEQYVEITLDVRNDSVAVHSVKAANGAEEDPEMALLAKGLEKRSASNVVRTASARIRQVSHEIKRLASFSKRPPPGRLDRSKSAAAHALKGLKFISKTDGGAGWAAVEKRFDGITASTDGLLPRARFCECIGMKESKDFAGELFDALARKRNMHCDSISKAELREFWDQISNQSFDSRLQTFFDMVDKDADGRITEEEVREIITLSASANKLSNIQKQAEEYAALIMEELDPENHGYILIENLEMLLLQGSNQSVRGESRNLSHMLSQKLKPTLDSNPLHRWCRSTKYFFLDNWQRVWVMALWIAVMAGLFTYKYIQYRRREAYEVMGYCVCMAKGAAETLKLNMALILLPVCRNTLTWLRNKTKLGVVVPFDDNLNFHKVIAVGIAVGVGIHGISHLACDFPRLLQASEEKWELMQQFFGDQPSSYWHFVKSKEGVTGIVMVVLMAIAFTLATPWFRRNKLNLPTGLKKLTGFNAFWYSHHLFVIVYTLLVVHGYYLYLTHKWYKKTTWMYLAVPVILYGSERLIRALRSSIKAVTIQKVAVYPGNVLALHMSKPQGFRYKSGQYMFVNCAAVSPFEWHPFSITSAPGDEYLSVHIRTLGDWTRQLRTVFSEICQPPPDGKSGLLRADCFQGHNPNLPRVLIDGPYGAPAQDYKKYEVVLLVGLGIGATPMISIVKDIVSNIRAMEEEENAVENGAGGIGNSQSTKIPSPNTQKRKENFKTRRAYFYWVTREQGSFDWFKGVMNEVAELDHNHVIELHNYCTSVYEEGDARSALIAMLQSINHAKNGVDIVSGTRVKSHFAKPNWRNVYKRTALNHPDSRVGVFYCGAPALTKELRQLALDFSHKTSTKFDFHKENF, from the exons ATGCAAGTTATGGGCAGAGAAGATCATCACTCTGATTCAGAGATGTCAGGGTGCGAAAGGTTAGCTTACAGTGGTCCATTGAGTGGACCTCTTAATAAAAGACCAGGAAGAAAGAGTGCAAGGTTTAGCACACCAGGCACGACCACATCCAAAGATGAACAATACGTGGAGATCACCCTTGATGTCCGAAATGATTCTGTGGCTGTACACAGTGTTAAAGCTGCGAACGGTGCTGAGGAAGATCCTGAGATGGCATTACTTGCCAAAGGTCTAGAGAAAAGATCTGCTTCCAATGTTGTGAGAACTGCTTCAGCAAGAATTAGACAGGTTTCTCATGAAATAAAGCGGTTGGCTTCATTCTCGAAGAGGCCTCCTCCTGGTCGCCTCGACAGGAGTAAATCTGCAGCGGCTCATGCTTTAAAAGGACTCAAGTTTATCAGCAAGACTGATGGTGGGGCAGGATGGGCTGCTGTGGAGAAGAGATTCGATGGAATTACTGCTTCTACTGATGGCTTGCTTCCTCGAGCACGATTCTGTGAATGTATAG GAATGAAGGAGTCAAAAGACTTTGCAGGAGAGTTGTTCGATGCACTTGCTAGGAAACGGAATATGCACTGTGACTCGATCAGTAAAGCTGAGCTGAGGGAATTCTGGGATCAGATTTCCAATCAAAGTTTTGACTCCAGGCTCCAAACTTTCTTTGACAT GGTGGATAAAGATGCTGATGGTAGAATCACAGAAGAGGAAGTCAGAGAG ATCATCACCCTCAGTGCTTCTGCAAATAAACTGTCAAATATCCAGAAGCAAGCTGAGGAATATGCAGCATTGATCATGGAAGAATTGGATCCAGAAAATCATGGATACATCTTG atagagAACCTGGAAATGCTTCTATTGCAAGGATCAAACCAGTCTGTAAGAGGAGAAAGCCGAAACCTGAGCCATATGCTAAGCCAGAAGCTTAAGCCTACTTTGGATAGCAACCCATTACACAGATGGTGTAGAAGcacaaaatatttctttttagacAACTGGCAGAGAGTTTGGGTAATGGCTCTATGGATTGCTGTCATGGCTGGCTTATTTACATACAAGTATATACAATATCGACGAAGAGAGGCATATGAGGTAATGGGCTATTGTGTATGCATGGCCAAGGGAGCAGCAGAGACACTCAAACTGAATATGGCTCTAATTTTACTACCTGTCTGCCGGAACACCCTCACCTGGCTCAGGAACAAGACCAAACTAGGCGTTGTGGTTCCTTTTGACGACAATCTCAATTTCCACAAG GTGATAGCAGTGGGGATTGCAGTGGGAGTTGGTATCCATGGGATTTCACATTTAGCCTGCGACTTCCCTCGTCTTCTTCAAGCAAGTGAAGAAAAGTGGGAGCTTATGCAGCAATTTTTCGGGGATCAACCTTCAAGTTACTGGCATTTTGTTAAGTCAAAGGAAGGAGTAACCGGGATCGTAATGGTTGTGTTGATGGCCATAGCCTTCACCCTAGCCACCCCTTGGTTCAGACGTAATAAGCTCAATTTGCCAACAGGGCTCAAGAAACTCACTGGCTTTAATGCATTTTGGTATTCTCACCATCTCTTCGTCATCGTCTACACCCTTCTCGTCGTCCATGGTTATTACCTCTACCTGACTCATAAATGGTATAAGAAGACG ACCTGGATGTACTTGGCAGTTCCTGTGATACTTTACGGCAGTGAAAGATTGATTAGAGCACTGAGATCTAGCATCAAGGCTGTTACCATACAAAAA GTGGCAGTTTACCCTGGAAATGTCTTGGCACTGCACATGTCAAAGCCTCAAGGATTTAGATACAAGAGTGGGCAATACATGTTTGTCAACTGTGCTGCTGTCTCTCCATTTGAATG GCACCCATTTTCTATTACTTCAGCCCCTGGAGATGAGTACCTCAGTGTTCACATTAGAACTCTCGGTGATTGGACAAGGCAGCTTCGAACAGTGTTCTCAGAG ATATGTCAGCCACCTCCTGATGGGAAGAGTGGACTTCTCAGAGCTGATTGCTTCCAAGGACACAACCCAAA TTTGCCAAGAGTCTTGATTGACGGTCCATATGGAGCACCAGCACAGGACTACAAGAAATATGAGGTGGTATTGCTTGTTGGTCTAGGAATTGGAGCAACCCCAATGATCAGCATTGTGAAGGACATAGTGAGTAACATTAGGGCGATGGAGGAGGAAGAAAATGCAGTAGAAAATGGTGCTGGTGGAATAGGCAATAGCCAATCAACTAAAATCCCAAGTCCTaatacacaaaaaagaaaagaaaactttaaGACAAGGCGAGCATACTTCTATTGGGTGACAAGAGAGCAAGGGTCCTTCGACTGGTTTAAAGGGGTGATGAATGAAGTGGCTGAACTAGACCATAACCATGTTATAGAGCTTCACAACTATTGTACCAGTGTTTATGAAGAGGGTGACGCAAGGTCTGCTCTAATTGCCATGCTTCAATCCATAAATCATGCCAAGAATGGTGTGGACATCGTCTCTGGCACACGAGTCAAGTCTCACTTCGCCAAGCCTAATTGGCGTAATGTCTACAAGCGCACCGCGCTTAACCACCCTGATTCTCGAGTTG GAGTGTTTTATTGCGGGGCACCAGCATTGACAAAAGAGCTGCGCCAACTAGCCTTGGATTTCTCTCACAAGACCAGTACCAAGTTTGATTTTCACAAAGAAAACTTCTAA